CCGTAGCCCTCCACAGATGGGAAGATCTGCTCTGGATAACGGCAAGGGGCATCGGGGTAGGTGCACTGGTCGCAGATGATACAGCCTTCTGTAGATAGCACCAGTGAGCCTGGATAATGGGCTCTGAAAAGCCGGGCAGACTTGGCTGTGGCGGCCTCGTGAACCATGCGCGCCTGGTGCCAGCCTCTGAAGCTATACTGGTCTTTTAAATCGGTAACGGTTGAAAGCAGACAGACGTTTTCGTAGGAACGGCATTTGGCAACACAGCTGTTATAGCTGCCTACCGCTGGCGGGCAGGCCCAGGTGGCGCCGTAATGGCCGCACTGGTTCCCCTCGCACAAAAGTCTTGTGCCCATGGAAAACAGCAGGTCGTTGGTTTTGGCAAAGGCATATTCATGAATACCGAACAGCTCACGTTTATCCTCAAGCTGGCGCTTGAGGGTCATCAGGCTCTTGATGACGGTGTCGCCTTTAAATTCCTTGGCAGGCTCTACCTGTTTTTTTGTTTCGATCAATGGGAATACCTCACCTTCATTTAGTACATTAAAAAAGCCTTCTCCGGCTAGAGAAGGCAAAAAATACGAAATCAATTAAGGAACGTATCTCTTAAATAACTCTAAATCGGAGTGTTTTAAGAAAACATTATGCCGGTCTTCTGGCTCTACAATGGCATTCCCCTTACCTTCCCATCCGGCGGACAGTGGCATATAAGGGGACATATTGCATTACAGCTGCGATTACAGCAAAGGATTTTCACCTTTTTCCCATTTACATAATGTTTACAATATTAAGTTATCCTTATCATATCCCTTTGATTTTCTTTTGTCAAGGTTTATTCGGCCCTGATAAAGGACTTCTCGTAAATTTATTTTTTTATAACAATATTTTCCTCTTTAATTTAGTTTTAGTTGTAAAGAAAAAAATAATGAATATCCGATAAAGGGGCGAGAACCGCCTTAATTAAACCTAAAATACGTATATTTTAATGAATTTTTCATAAAATATTAAGTAATTTCGGTTAAGGTATTGGCAAGTGCCAAAGGATATGTTAAAATATATCTAAATTGTAAATAACTTTACAATTTGGTCAAAATTATATAGGAGGGTGGTGATTAGGCATTAGCAACGAAAGCCATCGCTCAGGTGGCAAGCTTCAAATGTTTTTTAAGAAGCTTGCGCATTACGCCAAGCACCTGAGCAAAAGAGAAAAAGTCGTATTCACAGGTTTCTGTGTAGCGCTTCTTCTCGGATTCTTTTCTTCAACCTGTCTTGGTTACAAGGTAATGGTTGACGGAGAGGTTTTAGGCTATACCAAAGATGCGGCTGTGTTTACACAGAGTCTGGATCAGGTAGAGCAGGATATGCGATCGAAAACGTCGATAGAAACAGCATATGTCTACAATGATATACAGATTAAAAAGAGCATCACATTTAATAAACCAATGTTTTCAGAAGAAGAATTTACTGATGCATTGAACGCACAGGACCTTCAGGTCGGCGTTCATGGTGTACAATTGAAGGTTGACGGACAGGAAGTCGGAAACCTGGCTTCATCTGATCAGGTACAGGCCGTTATTGCAGGTGCAATTAATAAGATCGGTAACGTACAGGATACAGATAAGCTGGTAAAATGCGACATCCAGAGTGACGTTGTAGAAACGCCTAAGAATTTTTCGATCGATGATTTAGTCGATCCAACTGCATGTGCTAATGTTTTAGCAACAGGTAACACTAATCCGAGTAAGAGTGAAGAGAGTACGAACGCTCCAATCCAGGTAGCAAGCCGTGGTGGAGCCGATGTGGCGAGAGACCAAAGCAATGAGCCAGCCCAAGAGGAAGCTCCAGCAGCTGAAGGTACCGTTGAAAATAATAGTAATGAGAATGTAGAAAACCAGAATAATGAGACTGAGACAAGCTCCAGTATCTTAAAGATTAATCTGACTAAAACATCAACTAAAAAAGAAGACATACCTTTCCAGACCGTTGAGCAGGAAGATCCCAATGTATATGTTGATCAAACTGTAGTTACACAGCAAGGTGTGAACGGAGAACTTGATAAGGAAGTCGAAACCGTCTATGAAGACGGCAAGGTTGTGAGCGAAACAACCTTATCCGAAACAGTTGCAAAAGAGCCAGTGGCTCAGATTGTTTCAAAGGGAACGAAGCAGTACCCGACCATGTCTTCAAAGAAAGACAATTTTATTTTACCGGCAGTCGGTAATATTTCCGCTTTAGATAAGCCAGGAAGCCACGCAGGCTGCTTTGCAGTGGATATCGCGAACTCAATGGGTACGCCGATCTACGCACCGCAGAGTGGTACAGTCATCCGGGCAAGTGATTTTGGCGGTTACGGATTATGCGTTGACATTATGATGGATGATGGAAAAACCGTCCTGAGAATGGGTCATAACTCCGAATTTAAGGTAAGCGTTGGTGACCGGGTCGAAAAGGGTCAGGTTATTGCGTTGATGGGCAGCACTGGTAACTCAACCGGACCGCACTCCCATTTTGAAATCCGCATTAACGACGTTCAGCAATATTTACCAGATTATTTTGACATTAAGGACGGCGACAACGTCTGATGTCATGATCGAAAAAATTTAGTATATGCATATCACTGATAAAAAAGAACCAAATCGCGTGTTTGGTTCTTTTTTATTTTTTGAAAAGAACAAGGATTGGCGGTCCGGCTGCCAGTGTTTCTGGCTTGTTGACTTTTATACCCGGGCATGATAGGCTTAAACAGTCAAATTCAGTCAATAATAATCATATTTAAGTGTAAAATAAAGGCTGATATGATTATTTTTGAAGTTTTTTGAATGAATATGTTTGACATTGACTGAAAATGATGATATCATACAGTTGCGGAGGACAAAGAGATGTTAACAGAAGAAAGATTTAACATTATACTAAAAACCGTGGAGAGCAAAAAAGCAGTGACAGTACAGGAACTGACTGAGCTGCTTGGAAGCTCGGAATCAACGGTGCGGCGGGATTTAACCGCACTGCATGAGATGGGCCTCATCAATAAGGTTCATGGAGGCGCTACAGCCGTTGATAACAGCTATACGACAAGTGAAGATGATGTGGCTTACAAGCACGGCCAATATAGTGAGGAAAAAAAGCGCATCGGGCAGTATGCGGCTTCGCTCATTAAAAAAGGTGACTTTGTTTTTATTGATGCGGGGACAACCACCGAGGCTCTCATTGATTATATCAGTGAAAAGGAGGCGACTTACGTGACCGATGGACTTGGACACGCAAATAAACTCCTTAAAAAGGGGTATAAAGTATTTATCCCGGGTGGACACCTCCGGATTTCAACCGAAGCTATGGTGGGCGAGGAAACGGTGGAAGCCCTCAGAAAATATAATTTTACCCTTGGCTTTTTCGGGACCAACGGCATCAGCCCTACGGCGGGGTACACCACGCCGGATGTTCATGAGGCTATGGTTAAAAAAGAAGCTTTTGAAAACTGCCGGGACGCTTACATTTTAAGCGACCCTTCAAAATTTAATAAAATTTCTTCCGTTACCTTTGGCGACATCGGTAGCGCGACGATCATCACCACGGATTTACAGGATCATAAATACCTGAAATTCACAGAGATAATGGAGGTAGATAGAAATGATCTACACAGTGACCTTTAATCCATCCCTGGATTATATTGTAAAGGTTGATGATTTTAAAACCGGCCAGGTAAACCGAACCGCTTCGGAGCGGCTGTTCCCAGGCGGCAAGGGCATCAATGTTTCCATTGTGCTTAAAAACCTTGGCTTCGACAACGTGGCTCTGGGCTTTATCGCTGGTTTTACCGGCAGAGAAATTGAGAAGCGTGTCCGGGACTTTGGATGCAGCTCTGCTTTTATTGAAATCGACAACGGTCTGTCTCGGATCAACGTCAAGCTCAAATCCCAGGAGGAGAGTGAGATCAATGGGCGTGGGCCTCAGATTTCTGAGGAGGCTCTTGAAAAGCTCTTTGGTCAGCTGGACCGGCTGAAGGCGGGCGATGTGCTGGCGCTGGCGGGCAGTATCCCCAGTTCCATGCCGTCAGATACCTACGAGCGTATTATGGCACGTCTTGAAAACCGGGGGATTAACATTGTGGTGGATGCCACGAAGGATCTGTTGAAAAAGGTTTTAAAATACCATCCGTTTTTAATCAAGCCCAACAATCATGAGCTTGGCGATATGTTCGGGGTTACCCTTAAAAACGATGATGAGATTATCTTATACGGCAAAAAGCTCCAGGAAATGGGTGCGCGCAACGTGCTTGTTTCCATGGCGGGCGACGGAGCCATCTTCCTGAACGAGGATGGCAGTGTGCATAAAAGCGCGGCACCCAGCGGTGAGGTTAAAAATTCCGTGGGTGCGGGCGACTCCATGGTGGCAGGCTTTCTGGCGGGCTACCTGGAATCCGGCGATCTGGCAGCCGCCTTTAAAATGGGCGTGGCTACCGGCAGCGCCAGTGCCTTCTCGGAAGAGCTGGCAACCAGACAAGAGGTCGCAGACCTTTTAAATAAAATCTAATTCCAGGGGGAAAAGAAATGCGAATTACAGATTTGCTGAAGAAAGAAGGCATTGACCTTCAGGGAAAATCGGCATCCAAGAGCGAGACCATTGATAATCTGGTCGATCTCATGGACGCGACCGGAAACCTTAACGACAAGGAAGGCTACAAAAAAGCCGTTGTTGCCAGAGAGGAACAGGGAACGACCGGAATCGGCGAAGGGATCGCTATCCCGCACGGCAAAACAAGCGCTGTGAAGGAAGCCGGACTGGCTGTCATGGTGAGCAAGGAAGGCACCGACTATGAGTCCATGGACGGACAGCCCGCCCATCTGCTCTTTGCCATCGCTGTACCGGACAATTCCGATGATACGCATCTCGAGCTTTTAAGCCGTTTATCCATGATGCTCATGGATGAGGAATTCAGGCAAAAGCTTATAAATGCGACGGACAAGGATGAATTCCTGAAGCTTATTGACCAAAAGGAAACTGAGAAATTTGGTGAGGAAGACGCCAAAAAAGAAAAGGAAAATGCGGCAGAAAAGGTTGTGGAAAAGGTAGAAGCAGAGGAAGCCAAGGTGCGGGAAGCCGCAGCTGAGGTAGATACAGGATACCCGAAGGTATTGGCGGTCACTGCCTGCCCAACCGGGATTGCCCATACCTACATGGCTGCTGAAGCCCTGGAGGGCAAAGCCAAGGACATGGGCGTCAGCATCAAGGTTGAAACAGATGGCTCCGGTGGGGTTAAGAACGAACTGACTCGCGCCGAAATCGCTAATGCCGACGCCATTATTGTGGCAGCGGATAAAAATGTGCCCATGGCCCGTTTCGATGGCAAGCCGGTCATTCAAACCAAGGTGGCTGACGGCATCCATAAGCCTGAGGAGCTGATCAGCCATGCGCTGGAGGGCAAGGCACCCATCTACCATGCGGACAGTAAGGAAGAAAATACCGCTGACAGCGGCGAAAAGCAGAGTATTGGCCGCAAGATCTACAAGGATTTAATGAATGGCGTTTCCCATATGCTGCCTTTTGTTATCGGCGGCGGTATCCTGATCGCCCTGGCATTCCTCTTTGACGATTACGCCATCGATCCGGCCAATTTTGGGATGAATACACCCTTCGCGGCATTCTTAAAGACCATCGGGGGCGCGGCATTTGGTTTTATGCTTCCGATTCTGGCAGGCTACATTGCCATGAGTATCGCGGATCGTCCGGGTCTGGCGGTTGGTTTTGTGGGCGGCTATATCGCCAGCCAGGGTTACATCCTGGGGATGGTAGACGGCACCATGACCATTACTACCGGTGGGACCTCGGGTTTCCTCGGCGCGCTGGTCGCTGGCTTCCTGGCAGGTTATCTGGTGCTGGG
The DNA window shown above is from Eubacterium limosum and carries:
- a CDS encoding peptidoglycan DD-metalloendopeptidase family protein → MFFKKLAHYAKHLSKREKVVFTGFCVALLLGFFSSTCLGYKVMVDGEVLGYTKDAAVFTQSLDQVEQDMRSKTSIETAYVYNDIQIKKSITFNKPMFSEEEFTDALNAQDLQVGVHGVQLKVDGQEVGNLASSDQVQAVIAGAINKIGNVQDTDKLVKCDIQSDVVETPKNFSIDDLVDPTACANVLATGNTNPSKSEESTNAPIQVASRGGADVARDQSNEPAQEEAPAAEGTVENNSNENVENQNNETETSSSILKINLTKTSTKKEDIPFQTVEQEDPNVYVDQTVVTQQGVNGELDKEVETVYEDGKVVSETTLSETVAKEPVAQIVSKGTKQYPTMSSKKDNFILPAVGNISALDKPGSHAGCFAVDIANSMGTPIYAPQSGTVIRASDFGGYGLCVDIMMDDGKTVLRMGHNSEFKVSVGDRVEKGQVIALMGSTGNSTGPHSHFEIRINDVQQYLPDYFDIKDGDNV
- a CDS encoding DUF2284 domain-containing protein; translation: MIETKKQVEPAKEFKGDTVIKSLMTLKRQLEDKRELFGIHEYAFAKTNDLLFSMGTRLLCEGNQCGHYGATWACPPAVGSYNSCVAKCRSYENVCLLSTVTDLKDQYSFRGWHQARMVHEAATAKSARLFRAHYPGSLVLSTEGCIICDQCTYPDAPCRYPEQIFPSVEGYGIVVMDLASKTGLSYNNGPETVTYFSFVLF
- the pfkB gene encoding 1-phosphofructokinase gives rise to the protein MIYTVTFNPSLDYIVKVDDFKTGQVNRTASERLFPGGKGINVSIVLKNLGFDNVALGFIAGFTGREIEKRVRDFGCSSAFIEIDNGLSRINVKLKSQEESEINGRGPQISEEALEKLFGQLDRLKAGDVLALAGSIPSSMPSDTYERIMARLENRGINIVVDATKDLLKKVLKYHPFLIKPNNHELGDMFGVTLKNDDEIILYGKKLQEMGARNVLVSMAGDGAIFLNEDGSVHKSAAPSGEVKNSVGAGDSMVAGFLAGYLESGDLAAAFKMGVATGSASAFSEELATRQEVADLLNKI
- a CDS encoding PTS fructose transporter subunit IIABC, whose amino-acid sequence is MRITDLLKKEGIDLQGKSASKSETIDNLVDLMDATGNLNDKEGYKKAVVAREEQGTTGIGEGIAIPHGKTSAVKEAGLAVMVSKEGTDYESMDGQPAHLLFAIAVPDNSDDTHLELLSRLSMMLMDEEFRQKLINATDKDEFLKLIDQKETEKFGEEDAKKEKENAAEKVVEKVEAEEAKVREAAAEVDTGYPKVLAVTACPTGIAHTYMAAEALEGKAKDMGVSIKVETDGSGGVKNELTRAEIANADAIIVAADKNVPMARFDGKPVIQTKVADGIHKPEELISHALEGKAPIYHADSKEENTADSGEKQSIGRKIYKDLMNGVSHMLPFVIGGGILIALAFLFDDYAIDPANFGMNTPFAAFLKTIGGAAFGFMLPILAGYIAMSIADRPGLAVGFVGGYIASQGYILGMVDGTMTITTGGTSGFLGALVAGFLAGYLVLGLRKLFDKLPDALEGIKPTLLYPFFGLLIMGALMVFIINPPVAALNTAMTNGLNSMGESSKVILGIILGGMMAIDMGGPFNKAAYVFGTAAISSGQYDIMAAVMIGGMVPPIAIALCATFFKNRFTRKERQSALTNYIMGLCFITEGAIPFAAADPIRVIPSCVVGSAVAGGLSMLFGCTLMAPHGGVFVFPVVGNPLFYVVSLLIGSVVGMILLAILKKPLKKEAA
- a CDS encoding DeoR/GlpR family DNA-binding transcription regulator translates to MLTEERFNIILKTVESKKAVTVQELTELLGSSESTVRRDLTALHEMGLINKVHGGATAVDNSYTTSEDDVAYKHGQYSEEKKRIGQYAASLIKKGDFVFIDAGTTTEALIDYISEKEATYVTDGLGHANKLLKKGYKVFIPGGHLRISTEAMVGEETVEALRKYNFTLGFFGTNGISPTAGYTTPDVHEAMVKKEAFENCRDAYILSDPSKFNKISSVTFGDIGSATIITTDLQDHKYLKFTEIMEVDRNDLHSDL